CGGTAGTCAGGGCGTACCGACTGAACGCAATGACTCGCTGGGGGTGCTGCTTCAGAAGCTCTGTGACCGCTTCCCCGGGCTTTCGCCCTACAAGTCAGAGCTCGAACGTCTACGGCGCATTCGCGATAGGGTCCAGCACGACGGCATGATCCCCTCCGAAGAGGAGGCGCGGAGTGCGGTTACGCATGTGCAGGCGTTTGCCAGGGATGCGCTAAGAGTCGCCCTTGGCATGGAGTTCGAGGAGGTGACTCTGGTAAGCGCCATCACCGATGATGAGACGAAGGCGCATCTTGAAGAGGCCGAGCAGGCGTATCGAACTGGTGACTACCCGAAAGCGGTGACGAAGGCGGCAATTGCCTTTACGGTCGCTTGGGAGCGCTTCCGCCACGGTGGAAGGTCGCGGGCTTGGGGCGAAAGGGTAGTGCGGTCTCTAGCGAGAGCGTTGGAACACTGGTTAGAGCGCGTTGTCGGCCATGGACTGCCATTGATCTTTAGCAGCGTTGAGGTAAGGTATGCTTTAGACTCCCTTGTCGAGCCTGTTGAGTTGGCTCTCTACGGTATACCGCTGCCCGCCTACCTGCGATTCGCAGCCATAATCCCTGATATTGGCATCACCGTGGGAGGCACTCCACGAGTCAGCGTAGTCGGATCATGGAACCCGGGTAGGGATGACGCTTCATACGCCATTGACTTTGCCGTTATGGCTTTACTCCGACTTCAAGAATGGTCCTTTGGAGCTGGCCAACGAGCCTTGCCCTTGGTATAATCCCCCGGTTGGGGGAACGGGAAAGAGCATCACTGAGACGGCTAACGACCGACGCCGAGGCAGGCACATGATATGAGTGAGCGGTTCATCCTAACACGAGATCTCAGGGCACGTCGCATGGAACGCGGCCTCACAGCGGCTGAAGTCGCCCATGCTACCGGGGTGGCCGTCTGGCACGTGTTGGCGCGGGAGCGCGGCAGCGCTCTCCCGCCGAAGCTGCGAGCCCGACTTGCCGCCTGCCTCTTGGCCCACCGCATAGCAACCGAAGGCGCCGGCGAACGGAAGGGGTGAGCAGAATACGGTGGCCTACACCTCCGGTCGTCATGTAAGCCACCCGCGGACTAGCAAGCTCCGAGCCTTCTGCTCCACGTGCCGCCGCCCGGGGCGGACTCTCCTGGCCACGGGGACCCTCTTTTTCGTCATTCTCCAGGTTACCGCGCCGTCGAGTGCTGCGGCGAGCCAAATACCGGCAGTCGTTACCCG
This window of the Bacillota bacterium genome carries:
- a CDS encoding helix-turn-helix transcriptional regulator, yielding MSERFILTRDLRARRMERGLTAAEVAHATGVAVWHVLARERGSALPPKLRARLAACLLAHRIATEGAGERKG